From a region of the Thermomicrobium roseum DSM 5159 genome:
- a CDS encoding NDMA-dependent alcohol dehydrogenase, whose product MKVLVKLVATGLCHSDWHFAKGEAPVRFPMVVGHEGAGIVEKVGPGVSEVQPGDHVVLCYIPACGKCRWCLSGLAAICDRGILIGQGTQLDGTFRLHNQRGEDVAQFALVSAFSEYTVCPVDSVIKIDPDLPLDRACLVGCAVPTGWGAAVNRARVRPGETVAIFGTGGVGMNAVQGAAMAGAEKVIAIDLVDWKLEKAKEFGATHTINPTREDPVQRVLDITHGVGADVVLLTVSLVTADIIGQGVRATRKAGRTVIVGASDRRMDRMNITPYDFMLLAKEIVGTIFGHNVPRVDIPRLLELYRDGKLKLDELVTKRYRLDEINQAFLDLEEGRLLRGVLVFD is encoded by the coding sequence GTGAAAGTGCTGGTCAAGCTCGTGGCCACCGGACTGTGCCATTCCGATTGGCACTTCGCCAAGGGAGAGGCTCCGGTTCGCTTTCCCATGGTCGTCGGGCACGAAGGTGCTGGCATCGTGGAAAAGGTCGGTCCCGGCGTCAGCGAGGTCCAGCCGGGTGACCACGTCGTGCTCTGTTACATTCCCGCCTGCGGCAAGTGTCGCTGGTGCCTGAGTGGACTGGCAGCGATCTGCGATCGCGGTATTTTGATCGGGCAAGGCACGCAACTCGATGGGACGTTTCGCCTCCATAACCAGCGGGGCGAAGATGTCGCCCAGTTCGCACTCGTCTCGGCCTTCAGCGAGTACACCGTCTGTCCCGTCGATTCGGTGATCAAGATCGATCCCGATCTCCCGCTCGATCGCGCCTGCTTGGTCGGCTGTGCGGTGCCCACCGGCTGGGGTGCGGCCGTCAACCGGGCACGCGTGCGGCCCGGGGAGACGGTGGCTATCTTCGGGACGGGCGGGGTGGGGATGAACGCCGTGCAAGGAGCAGCGATGGCGGGTGCCGAGAAGGTCATCGCCATCGATCTGGTGGACTGGAAACTCGAGAAGGCCAAGGAATTCGGCGCGACTCACACGATCAACCCCACCCGCGAGGATCCCGTCCAGCGGGTACTCGATATCACGCATGGCGTGGGAGCCGACGTGGTCTTGCTGACGGTTTCCCTGGTGACGGCCGATATCATCGGGCAGGGTGTACGAGCGACGCGCAAAGCGGGGCGAACAGTCATCGTGGGTGCGTCGGATCGCCGCATGGACCGCATGAACATCACTCCGTACGACTTCATGTTGCTAGCGAAAGAGATCGTGGGAACCATCTTCGGACACAACGTGCCGCGGGTCGATATCCCTCGACTTCTGGAACTGTACAGGGATGGAAAACTGAAGCTCGACGAGCTCGTGACGAAGCGGTATCGGTTGGACGAGATCAACCAAGCGTTCCTCGATCTCGAGGAGGGTCGGCTCCTGCGCGGGGTATTGGTGTTCGATTGA
- a CDS encoding TIGR03560 family F420-dependent LLM class oxidoreductase, with the protein MRIGLMIEGQEDVTWERWLRGIELAERLGFESLWRSDHLFSVLGVPERETLALWPSLTVVALRTQCITFGQLVSPVSFRHPVELAQHAVALDHASGGRYVLGIGAGWYEREHQAFGFPLLSVRERMDRLAEALEVIQLLWTGEEVSYEGQYFRLECAQLRPRPQRGDRVPIVIGGRGEQRTLRLAARFADEWNVTNVDLDDHRRKIGLLREYCREQGRDPDSIVCSWMVAHIIGRDQTELFERARRLAAWFPQWGDWPPEAILAEARRRNWLVGKPEEVVEQIRARARIGVQRIMLQTFDLDDTDALALFASEIVPAVADAA; encoded by the coding sequence ATGCGGATCGGACTGATGATCGAGGGCCAAGAAGACGTCACCTGGGAGCGGTGGCTACGAGGGATCGAACTGGCCGAGCGGCTCGGCTTCGAGTCGCTTTGGCGATCGGACCATCTCTTCTCCGTGCTGGGTGTTCCTGAGCGGGAGACACTGGCCTTATGGCCATCGCTGACAGTGGTCGCACTGCGGACCCAGTGCATCACCTTCGGACAGTTGGTCTCACCAGTGAGCTTTCGCCATCCGGTCGAACTCGCCCAGCATGCGGTTGCGCTCGATCATGCGTCTGGCGGGCGATACGTTCTCGGTATCGGAGCAGGATGGTACGAGCGTGAACATCAGGCGTTTGGCTTCCCACTCCTGTCGGTCCGCGAGCGCATGGATCGCCTGGCCGAAGCGTTGGAAGTGATTCAGCTTCTCTGGACCGGCGAGGAGGTTTCGTACGAGGGACAGTATTTCCGCTTGGAGTGTGCTCAGCTTCGTCCGCGACCACAACGAGGGGATCGCGTGCCGATCGTGATCGGTGGTCGGGGTGAGCAGCGGACGCTTCGACTGGCAGCGCGTTTTGCGGACGAGTGGAATGTAACCAACGTCGATCTCGACGATCACCGAAGGAAGATCGGGCTCTTGCGGGAATACTGTCGTGAACAGGGTCGCGATCCCGACTCGATCGTCTGTTCCTGGATGGTGGCGCACATCATCGGGCGCGATCAGACGGAATTGTTCGAGCGGGCACGCAGGCTCGCGGCCTGGTTCCCGCAGTGGGGCGATTGGCCGCCGGAGGCGATCCTCGCTGAAGCGCGACGACGCAACTGGCTGGTGGGAAAGCCAGAAGAAGTTGTCGAACAGATCCGAGCGCGAGCGCGCATCGGCGTGCAGCGGATCATGCTGCAGACGTTCGACCTCGATGATACGGACGCACTGGCACTGTTCGCCAGCGAAATCGTGCCCGCCGTCGCGGACGCGGCATGA
- a CDS encoding DUF429 domain-containing protein, whose product MGIDFSAARDASRKIWLAFGNAVSDQLHIETLAPLETLADRPLANASAVLARIIASSGPSIIACDACFGLPVPSSAAPWHTWLLSYPSRFADAEQLRQEGRDAHGRERKRLTDRVARAPFAPTNLRIYRQTDSWLRSVLHPLVAADAVAVAPFERLREDRPCLLEVCPSVSLREFGLPNLRYKGSDHLRRQCRCDILTGLTRLGLDLPSSLASRALDDPGGDALDALIAAITAWLVVRQDLLACPLPAEAFIEGWIYYPILSSPTNAR is encoded by the coding sequence ATGGGCATCGATTTCAGTGCGGCACGCGACGCGAGTCGCAAAATCTGGCTCGCTTTTGGAAACGCTGTCAGTGACCAGCTCCACATCGAGACGCTCGCACCGCTCGAAACGCTCGCCGATCGGCCACTCGCGAACGCCTCTGCTGTCCTCGCCCGGATCATCGCTTCCAGTGGACCATCGATCATCGCCTGCGACGCCTGCTTTGGGCTCCCGGTACCCTCGAGCGCTGCCCCCTGGCACACTTGGCTACTCAGCTATCCCAGCCGTTTTGCGGACGCCGAGCAACTGCGGCAGGAGGGAAGGGATGCACACGGGAGGGAACGAAAGCGTTTGACCGATCGCGTCGCTCGTGCTCCATTCGCGCCAACTAACCTGCGTATCTATCGGCAGACGGACAGCTGGCTGCGCAGTGTCCTCCATCCCCTCGTCGCTGCTGACGCTGTCGCCGTTGCCCCCTTTGAACGATTGCGGGAAGACCGTCCGTGTCTTCTCGAAGTTTGTCCCAGCGTGTCCCTCCGCGAATTTGGTTTGCCCAATCTTCGGTATAAGGGCTCCGATCATCTCCGACGGCAGTGTCGATGCGACATCCTCACAGGACTCACTCGGCTCGGGCTCGATCTGCCAAGCTCCCTTGCGAGCCGTGCACTGGACGATCCGGGCGGCGATGCACTGGACGCCCTGATCGCTGCGATCACGGCGTGGCTGGTCGTGCGGCAAGATCTTCTCGCTTGCCCCCTGCCAGCAGAAGCCTTCATCGAAGGGTGGATCTACTACCCGATTCTCTCTTCCCCCACGAACGCGCGGTAG
- a CDS encoding YbaB/EbfC family nucleoid-associated protein, whose translation MRLLKQVQEQLAKMQAELAELVVEGSAGGGAVRVELDGLRHVRRVSIDPTLVEAGDIEMLEDLVAAAVNDALRRVEEAVTTKMGALAGGLGLPLSGL comes from the coding sequence ATGCGTCTCTTGAAGCAAGTCCAAGAGCAGTTGGCGAAAATGCAGGCAGAGCTTGCCGAGTTGGTCGTCGAAGGGTCGGCTGGGGGTGGTGCGGTTCGCGTCGAGCTGGATGGGTTGCGGCACGTGCGACGGGTCTCGATCGATCCGACGTTGGTGGAGGCGGGGGATATCGAGATGTTGGAGGACCTCGTCGCTGCTGCAGTCAACGACGCGCTGCGACGCGTGGAAGAGGCCGTTACGACGAAGATGGGTGCACTGGCGGGCGGACTCGGGTTGCCGCTCTCGGGGCTGTGA
- a CDS encoding HpcH/HpaI aldolase/citrate lyase family protein, whose amino-acid sequence MHPERSVLSVPGGRPELFEKALRSDADLVFLDLEDSVVETAKAEARRNVVRAVNELDWRGRPRAVRINAVDSPYCYRDLMDLLEGAGNRIDLIIVPKVERPEQVHALDILLDQLEAAGGIGHRVQLEVQLETASGILHAGSIAGACERLRALVFGPGDYAASVGMPMSAIGMEDEWDAAYGAPRLQYPMHQLLVAARAYGLRAIDGPYADYRDNEGLRRAARRARALGYDGKWCIHPAQIPIVNEVFTPTEAEIAWAKEVLKAYHEAERQRRGALAIGSTMIDAASVRMAESTLSRARAAGRGF is encoded by the coding sequence ATGCACCCGGAACGGAGCGTTCTCTCGGTGCCAGGTGGGCGGCCCGAGTTGTTCGAGAAGGCACTGCGGTCCGATGCTGATCTCGTGTTCTTGGATCTCGAGGATTCGGTCGTCGAGACAGCGAAAGCAGAAGCACGGCGCAACGTCGTCCGCGCCGTGAACGAGTTAGATTGGCGTGGGCGACCCCGCGCGGTGCGAATCAATGCCGTCGATTCGCCGTATTGTTATCGCGATCTCATGGACCTGCTCGAGGGAGCTGGCAATCGGATCGATCTCATCATCGTCCCGAAAGTCGAGCGGCCGGAACAGGTTCATGCTCTCGATATCCTGCTCGATCAACTCGAAGCAGCGGGTGGAATCGGACATCGTGTGCAGCTGGAGGTACAGCTCGAGACGGCCAGCGGCATCCTCCATGCTGGGAGTATCGCGGGCGCATGCGAGCGCCTCCGCGCGCTCGTCTTCGGCCCAGGCGACTATGCAGCCTCGGTTGGCATGCCGATGAGTGCGATCGGTATGGAGGACGAGTGGGACGCTGCCTACGGTGCGCCCCGGCTCCAGTACCCCATGCACCAACTCCTGGTGGCCGCTCGAGCTTATGGGCTCCGCGCGATCGACGGACCGTATGCGGACTATCGTGACAACGAGGGACTGCGGCGAGCGGCCCGCCGAGCACGTGCGCTAGGGTATGACGGCAAATGGTGCATTCATCCGGCACAGATTCCGATCGTCAACGAGGTTTTCACGCCGACCGAAGCGGAGATCGCCTGGGCGAAAGAGGTCCTCAAGGCGTATCACGAGGCCGAGCGCCAACGCCGTGGGGCACTGGCCATTGGGTCGACGATGATCGACGCAGCGAGCGTGCGCATGGCTGAGAGTACGCTCTCCCGAGCACGGGCTGCAGGACGAGGCTTCTGA
- a CDS encoding glycosyltransferase, whose translation MRILVVSPVLPYPDRSGGAIRIAQLLRALAREHELTLLASKPARVDPEEARAALDPITLIPVSAGWVIGEGPTTAKRLWQARSLVSSRSALYWILAGPLLDALRRLDWQRFDIVQVEYSLLGLLPFPRSLPLVVDAHNLEYRVLERISQRSGWLRGLWVRRECQRVRREEITAWRQAALCLAVSRVDAEEMRRFAARRVAVIPNGVDVRQTPFLPLDAAEPDHIVFVGNLRYWPNVDGVLWFVRKVWPAVRARIPSARFSIVGYDPPSALGMLSAIEGVRLVGTVPAVTPWLARASVIVVPLLAGSGTRLKILEAFAAGRPVVTTSLGLEGIDAEPGRHVMVADDAASFASAVVDLLASSQRRAALAEAARRLVEQLYDWDRIGEQLRAVYRAFVGEERIG comes from the coding sequence GTGCGGATTCTCGTCGTGTCACCAGTGTTGCCGTATCCCGATCGCTCAGGAGGCGCGATTCGTATCGCGCAGCTTCTCCGCGCCTTGGCCCGTGAACACGAGTTGACGTTGCTCGCGAGCAAGCCCGCCCGAGTCGATCCGGAGGAAGCGCGGGCAGCGCTCGACCCGATCACCCTGATACCGGTTTCTGCTGGCTGGGTGATCGGTGAAGGACCGACGACGGCAAAGCGGCTGTGGCAGGCACGCTCGCTGGTTTCCTCACGATCGGCTCTCTACTGGATTCTGGCAGGTCCTTTGCTCGACGCACTTCGTCGTCTGGACTGGCAGCGTTTCGACATTGTCCAGGTCGAGTACAGTCTTCTCGGCTTGCTCCCGTTTCCACGATCCTTGCCGCTCGTCGTCGATGCGCACAATCTCGAGTATCGGGTGCTGGAGCGTATCAGCCAGCGTTCCGGATGGTTGCGAGGTCTTTGGGTCCGTCGCGAGTGCCAGCGGGTGCGGCGAGAGGAGATCACAGCCTGGCGACAGGCAGCGCTCTGCCTTGCGGTCTCGCGGGTCGACGCTGAGGAAATGCGTCGATTCGCTGCTCGGCGCGTCGCAGTGATCCCGAACGGGGTCGACGTGAGGCAAACGCCCTTTCTCCCCCTCGATGCAGCTGAACCCGATCACATCGTCTTCGTGGGCAATCTTCGCTACTGGCCGAACGTCGATGGCGTACTGTGGTTCGTCCGCAAGGTCTGGCCAGCTGTCCGCGCGCGTATTCCCTCGGCGCGTTTCAGCATCGTCGGCTACGACCCTCCATCCGCTCTTGGGATGCTGTCAGCGATCGAGGGAGTCCGTCTCGTCGGTACGGTACCAGCTGTGACACCCTGGCTCGCCCGAGCGAGTGTCATCGTGGTGCCGCTCCTGGCGGGCAGTGGGACGCGCCTGAAGATCCTCGAAGCGTTCGCGGCTGGTCGCCCCGTCGTCACGACGAGCCTGGGTCTGGAAGGGATCGATGCTGAGCCGGGTCGTCATGTCATGGTCGCGGACGATGCTGCGTCCTTTGCTTCCGCCGTGGTCGATCTTCTCGCTTCATCGCAACGGCGTGCGGCACTGGCCGAGGCGGCTCGTCGATTGGTCGAGCAGCTGTATGACTGGGACCGGATCGGCGAGCAGTTGCGCGCAGTCTACCGCGCGTTCGTGGGGGAAGAGAGAATCGGGTAG
- the aroF gene encoding 3-deoxy-7-phosphoheptulonate synthase, producing the protein MGREDRAMIVRLRPETDEQESEALAAALRRAGLDVTLLTLGGTPLLSVNGRAVPPEVEQELLRHPAVEKLLRPDRPYCLAARSSRPDGTVVRVGPVEIGAKQPVIIAGPCTVENRDQLLRIAEAVRDAGASMLRGGAFKPRTSPYSFQGLGERGLELLAEAREETGLPIVTEVLDTEQVELVARYADMLQIGSRNMMNFALLRKVAATGKPVLLKRGFAATIEEWLLAAEYLLAGGNDQVVLCERGVRSFEPATRFMLDLNAVPLVRQLSHLPIIVDPSHGTGLRELVPPMSFAAIAAGAHGIIVEVHTSPEAALVDGRQSIDPTTLASIVRRVRMLRDMVEELVAV; encoded by the coding sequence ATGGGAAGGGAGGATCGAGCGATGATCGTCCGCTTGCGCCCCGAGACGGATGAACAGGAAAGCGAAGCCCTTGCCGCCGCTTTACGTCGTGCAGGATTGGACGTGACGCTGCTCACGCTCGGTGGAACTCCGCTTCTGAGTGTCAACGGGCGGGCGGTACCGCCGGAAGTCGAGCAGGAGTTGCTTCGCCATCCAGCGGTGGAGAAGCTGCTTCGTCCTGATCGACCGTACTGCTTGGCTGCCCGCTCGTCTCGCCCCGATGGCACCGTCGTGCGTGTCGGGCCGGTGGAGATCGGCGCCAAGCAACCGGTGATCATCGCTGGCCCCTGTACCGTGGAAAATCGCGACCAACTCTTGCGGATCGCAGAGGCTGTCCGGGATGCTGGTGCCTCGATGCTCCGCGGGGGTGCCTTCAAACCTCGCACCTCTCCGTACAGTTTCCAGGGACTCGGGGAGCGCGGACTGGAACTCCTCGCTGAAGCCCGCGAAGAGACAGGTCTACCGATCGTCACGGAAGTCTTGGATACCGAGCAAGTCGAGTTGGTTGCCCGGTATGCCGATATGCTGCAGATCGGTAGCCGGAACATGATGAACTTCGCCCTCCTGAGGAAAGTTGCGGCGACCGGGAAACCCGTCCTCCTCAAGCGTGGCTTTGCGGCGACGATCGAGGAGTGGCTCTTGGCAGCCGAGTATCTTCTGGCCGGTGGCAACGATCAGGTCGTGTTGTGCGAGCGAGGGGTCCGCAGTTTCGAGCCAGCAACACGTTTCATGCTCGATCTGAATGCGGTCCCGCTCGTGCGGCAGCTGAGTCACTTACCGATCATCGTCGATCCGAGTCATGGAACGGGGCTGCGCGAGTTGGTTCCACCCATGTCGTTCGCCGCCATCGCTGCCGGGGCGCATGGGATCATCGTGGAGGTTCACACGTCGCCTGAGGCAGCACTGGTCGACGGTCGGCAGTCGATCGATCCAACGACGCTCGCCAGCATAGTCCGGCGAGTTCGGATGCTCAGGGACATGGTCGAGGAACTCGTTGCGGTCTGA
- the recN gene encoding DNA repair protein RecN, with product MRLRWNETTMLLQLTIRNIAIIREVQLEFGPGLTALTGETGAGKSILIDALGLVLGARASSDLVRSGTPRAWVEAIFDLTGLEQATDLQAMLSAHGIDLEDGQLILSREIQANGRSVARVNGQAIPASVLAVLGARLVDIHGQSDHLSLLRADRQLELLDRFAGVLPLRNELARLVREFRAVRRELEQLRMRTREREHRRDLLRYQVDEIARARLRVGEEEELVAERARLQNAERLASLATEVASSLDGDEFAPLDALRRAVLRLEELGRLDPEQRGLAEQLREALYTVEEVVRTVRTYAESIEADPDRLTVIEERLDLLRRLKRKYGATVEEILAYAEEAQRELAALETGEETIAELERRADELARAVVEHARELSARRRAAARALEQAMSAAMRDLRLGQGAFAVAFEQPDETGNEQERAAVCGETGWDRIEFLIAPNPGQELRPLARVASGGEMARLMLALKSSLSEVDETPTLVFDEVDVGIGSRSAHVVGERLWQLSRAHQVIVISHLPQIAAFADRHYKINKTVVNGQTETAVHHLEGEARLEELAAMLDGIPVTPESLANARAMVERLERRKLQLVGAGTGT from the coding sequence TTGAGGTTGCGGTGGAACGAGACGACAATGCTGCTCCAACTGACGATCCGTAACATAGCGATCATCCGTGAGGTGCAGTTGGAATTCGGTCCTGGACTAACGGCATTGACCGGCGAGACCGGTGCGGGCAAGTCGATCCTGATCGATGCGCTGGGCCTCGTGCTCGGTGCGCGCGCCTCGAGCGATCTGGTCAGGAGTGGAACTCCACGTGCCTGGGTCGAAGCGATTTTCGATCTCACTGGGCTGGAGCAGGCAACCGACTTGCAAGCCATGCTCTCGGCCCACGGGATCGACTTGGAGGATGGACAGCTGATTCTTTCACGAGAGATTCAGGCCAATGGGCGTAGCGTCGCGCGCGTGAATGGGCAGGCGATACCGGCGAGTGTCCTCGCGGTGCTCGGAGCCAGACTGGTCGATATTCACGGTCAGAGCGATCACCTCTCCTTGCTCCGTGCTGACCGGCAGCTCGAACTCTTGGATCGCTTCGCCGGTGTGCTCCCGCTCCGGAACGAGTTGGCACGGCTCGTGCGCGAGTTCCGCGCTGTTCGCCGCGAACTGGAGCAACTGCGGATGCGAACGCGGGAACGCGAGCATCGACGCGACCTTCTGCGATATCAGGTGGACGAGATCGCTCGTGCCCGCTTGCGCGTCGGTGAGGAAGAGGAACTGGTAGCGGAGCGAGCCCGCTTGCAGAACGCAGAGCGGTTGGCGTCGCTCGCGACCGAGGTCGCGTCGAGTCTCGATGGTGACGAGTTTGCACCGCTGGATGCGTTGCGTCGAGCGGTGTTGCGCCTCGAAGAACTCGGGCGTCTGGATCCCGAGCAGCGGGGATTGGCCGAACAACTCCGCGAGGCGCTGTATACGGTCGAAGAGGTCGTGCGGACCGTGCGCACGTATGCCGAGAGCATCGAGGCCGATCCCGATCGCTTGACGGTTATCGAAGAGCGACTGGATCTCCTGAGACGCCTCAAACGGAAGTACGGGGCGACGGTCGAAGAGATCCTGGCGTATGCCGAAGAAGCGCAGCGTGAGCTGGCTGCATTGGAAACAGGCGAAGAGACGATCGCCGAACTCGAGAGACGTGCTGACGAGCTCGCTCGGGCAGTGGTCGAGCATGCGCGAGAATTGAGCGCACGGCGGCGTGCAGCCGCACGGGCGCTCGAGCAGGCGATGAGTGCGGCGATGCGGGATCTCCGCTTGGGGCAAGGCGCTTTCGCTGTCGCCTTCGAGCAGCCTGACGAAACGGGGAACGAGCAGGAGCGCGCGGCAGTCTGTGGCGAGACAGGATGGGATCGGATCGAGTTCTTGATCGCTCCCAATCCCGGCCAGGAATTGCGGCCGCTGGCGCGTGTCGCTTCCGGTGGGGAGATGGCTCGCCTGATGCTCGCCCTGAAGTCGAGCCTTTCGGAAGTCGATGAGACGCCGACCCTCGTGTTCGACGAGGTCGATGTCGGGATCGGGAGTCGCAGTGCGCATGTCGTCGGTGAGCGTCTTTGGCAACTTTCCCGAGCGCATCAGGTCATCGTCATCAGTCACCTGCCACAGATCGCAGCGTTCGCCGATCGGCACTACAAGATCAACAAGACCGTGGTGAACGGGCAAACGGAGACGGCGGTGCATCATTTGGAAGGAGAAGCGCGCCTCGAGGAATTGGCCGCGATGCTCGATGGGATACCGGTCACGCCGGAGTCGCTCGCGAATGCGCGCGCGATGGTAGAGCGGCTGGAGCGACGAAAGCTGCAACTTGTCGGGGCAGGTACCGGTACATGA
- a CDS encoding redox-sensing transcriptional repressor Rex has product MRNGPVPDIVVRRLPLYLRTLRQLQREGHRTISSEELAQLLGVTAAQIRRDLSYFGRFGKQGYGYAVAALIHELEVILHLDRLWNVALVGYGKLGQAIAHYGEFEPNGFRITAIFAKSPEHIGQIVNGIVVLPETEIDRVVREQGIRIGIIAVPPDAAQEVADKLVAGGVRAILNYAPTVLHVPPGITVREIDPISALQSMTFYLHDRHDASGNGQDEQSFADIMERSPVGKRPAAH; this is encoded by the coding sequence GTGCGCAACGGACCAGTTCCGGACATCGTCGTTCGGCGCTTGCCGCTCTACTTGCGGACGCTGCGGCAACTCCAGCGAGAGGGACACCGCACGATCTCCTCCGAGGAACTGGCGCAGTTGCTCGGCGTCACCGCTGCCCAAATCCGACGTGACCTCTCGTACTTCGGTCGCTTCGGCAAGCAAGGCTACGGCTATGCCGTGGCCGCGCTGATTCACGAGCTGGAGGTTATCCTTCACCTCGATCGCCTCTGGAACGTAGCGCTCGTCGGTTATGGCAAACTCGGCCAAGCCATCGCCCACTATGGCGAGTTCGAGCCCAATGGTTTCCGCATCACTGCGATCTTCGCCAAGAGCCCCGAGCACATCGGACAGATCGTCAACGGTATCGTCGTCCTACCGGAGACCGAGATCGATCGAGTCGTCCGCGAGCAAGGCATCCGTATCGGAATCATCGCCGTACCGCCCGACGCAGCGCAAGAAGTTGCCGACAAACTCGTGGCTGGCGGAGTGCGCGCGATTCTCAATTACGCGCCGACCGTCCTCCACGTCCCGCCAGGAATCACGGTTCGAGAAATCGATCCCATCAGCGCGCTCCAAAGCATGACCTTCTACCTTCATGATCGTCATGACGCGTCGGGAAACGGGCAGGATGAGCAGTCGTTCGCTGATATCATGGAACGATCCCCCGTAGGGAAACGTCCGGCAGCACACTGA
- a CDS encoding NAD+ synthase, with amino-acid sequence MTRDTWRIALAQIDPTVGDFSGNVRLIRERAREAAQLGAHIVAFPELVITGYPPEDLLLKVSFIDAARRALHLLLDAIPDRVLIVGVPWVESGILYNGAAILARGEIVAVVPKHHLPTYGVFDEDRYFARGSHTFRFLWGNLRFGVTICEDIWYPIGPASSLATRGIDLLVNINGSPYHRGKWIQRQVMLQTRAADAGCYLAYVNMVGGQDELVFDGNSIVLDPNGTILARGTSFEEDLIVVDLPITRVLSSWLHDPRRRWLARAESQPALPVVDREIPLPVPGEQLPPLPESVQRPRTPLEGVAEVYQALVTGVRDYVRKTGFRTAVIGLSGGIDSSLTACIAADALGPENVTGLSMPSRYSSRHSIEDAEELARNLGIRFLIVPIEPVHRVFREVLAPLGNQPEEPDVADENLQARIRGTILMTYSNRFGPIVLTTGNKSEMACGYATLYGDMAGGFAVLKDVPKLLVYQLARYRNSISPVIPERVFVKPPSAELRPNQKDVDTLPPFEILDPLLELYVEQDLSREELIRHGFDPEIVDRVIMMVDRAEYKRRQAAPGVKLTPRAFGRDRRLPIANWFHG; translated from the coding sequence ATGACGCGCGACACGTGGCGGATCGCGCTCGCGCAGATCGATCCGACAGTCGGCGACTTCTCGGGCAACGTCCGCCTCATCCGCGAGCGCGCCCGGGAAGCGGCCCAACTCGGTGCTCATATCGTTGCTTTTCCCGAACTCGTCATCACCGGTTATCCTCCAGAAGATCTGCTCCTCAAGGTCAGCTTCATCGACGCGGCTCGCCGCGCGCTTCATCTGCTCCTCGACGCCATACCGGATCGCGTCCTGATCGTCGGTGTACCATGGGTCGAGAGCGGCATCCTCTATAATGGGGCCGCTATCCTCGCCCGTGGTGAGATCGTCGCCGTTGTCCCCAAACACCATCTGCCGACCTATGGTGTCTTCGACGAGGATCGCTATTTCGCACGCGGAAGTCACACGTTTCGGTTTCTCTGGGGCAATCTTCGGTTCGGCGTCACCATCTGCGAAGATATCTGGTACCCGATCGGACCAGCCAGCAGCCTGGCCACCAGAGGGATCGACTTGCTCGTCAACATCAATGGTTCGCCGTACCATCGCGGGAAGTGGATACAGCGCCAGGTGATGCTCCAAACCCGTGCCGCCGATGCCGGCTGTTATCTGGCCTACGTCAACATGGTCGGCGGGCAGGACGAACTGGTCTTCGACGGCAACAGCATCGTGCTCGACCCCAACGGGACGATCCTCGCCCGTGGAACATCCTTCGAAGAGGATCTCATTGTCGTCGACCTTCCGATCACGCGCGTGCTTTCCAGCTGGCTGCACGACCCGCGCCGACGCTGGCTCGCCCGAGCAGAGTCGCAACCTGCGCTTCCTGTGGTCGATCGCGAGATTCCCCTACCCGTCCCTGGGGAACAGCTTCCACCCTTGCCGGAGAGCGTCCAGCGGCCACGCACGCCGCTCGAGGGAGTCGCGGAAGTCTACCAGGCTCTCGTCACCGGTGTTCGCGACTATGTGCGCAAAACCGGATTCCGCACCGCCGTGATCGGCTTATCGGGAGGGATCGATTCGTCTCTGACAGCATGCATCGCCGCGGACGCCCTCGGTCCGGAGAATGTCACTGGCCTCTCGATGCCCAGCCGATACTCTTCGCGCCACAGCATCGAGGATGCCGAAGAGCTGGCCCGCAACCTCGGTATTCGCTTTCTGATCGTACCCATCGAACCGGTCCATCGTGTTTTCCGCGAAGTGCTGGCACCGCTCGGTAACCAGCCAGAAGAGCCGGATGTGGCAGACGAAAATCTGCAAGCGCGTATCCGCGGCACGATTCTCATGACGTATTCCAATCGTTTCGGGCCGATCGTGCTCACCACGGGGAACAAGTCCGAAATGGCCTGTGGCTATGCGACGCTTTACGGCGATATGGCCGGCGGCTTCGCCGTCCTCAAAGATGTCCCGAAACTCCTCGTCTACCAACTCGCACGCTATCGCAACAGCATCTCGCCGGTCATTCCCGAGCGTGTCTTCGTCAAGCCACCGTCTGCGGAACTTCGCCCGAATCAGAAGGACGTCGATACGCTTCCGCCCTTCGAAATTCTCGATCCACTCCTGGAGCTCTACGTCGAGCAGGATCTCAGCCGAGAGGAATTGATCCGGCATGGCTTCGATCCTGAAATCGTCGACCGCGTCATCATGATGGTGGATCGCGCCGAGTACAAACGTCGACAAGCAGCACCAGGGGTCAAGCTGACGCCGCGCGCCTTCGGACGCGATCGCCGCTTACCCATTGCCAACTGGTTCCATGGCTGA